The Primulina huaijiensis isolate GDHJ02 unplaced genomic scaffold, ASM1229523v2 scaffold28073, whole genome shotgun sequence genomic interval AGATCGTTGAACCAGATttcttattcaaaattttttggcTATAAATTGAAGTATCATTCGTAGCATTAACATATATCATAcacattttataattatttacaatCAAATGACTTCATCTAAAAGTGGTGTTGCTTTCCCAATCAAGGAGGACAAACCCCTTGTGACGGCTTATCTTGACATCTCCCAAAATCCAATAATTGGTATAAACCTATCACACGATAGGTTGTGGTCACGAGTTGCAGCTACCTACAATGAACAACTCACTAGTAAATCAAAAGAGCCCCGTACTATTAAGCCCCTCTAATATCGTTGGTTCAACATAAACAAGATTTTGCAAAGCTTTAGTTCACGTTTAGCCAGGTGGAACTTAGCCGCCCAAGTGGCGCTTCTAAGAAAGACATTGTGAGTAATTAATTTTGTTAACATATATAtgtcaaactatattttttttagtgtaTTTAACTAAGATACAAATTATACATGGTTATAGTTGGATCAACCAAAAGTTTTATTTAAGCAATCATCTAGGTCGACTTGGAGGTTGGAACATGTTTGGTCGTTTCTTAAGGATCAAGAGAAGTATAGACCATCCAACGCTATATTACCTAATTTCCTACCAAACCATGGGAATATCGATTCCTCCCAGTCAGACTATTCCCCCAACACAGAATCACCAACACCCGATTCTCCAGGGCTCTCAGGGTTTGCTATAAACCAAGATGAAGGTAACCCATCAGGGAGTTCTCAGCATCCAATTGGCATAAAAAAGGCCAAAGCCAAAAGAAAAGCTAATGAAGAGCACTTAAAAGACCTTTCCACCATGGCTAAGCGTAGTGAGAAAATGGTAGCTGTGATGGAGAATTCTCTGGTCCATCAACAACATGCCATTGATATTGAGAAACAAAAGAATGAGATAATGACTTTtaaggaaaataataaaatactaaGGTTGAACCCCATGCGTGTTGATGAATAAGTCCGTCCACACTTGTTCAAAGCGCAACAAAAAATTTGGCAGAAAATATTAGCGGATGGGGATGTCTCCGACGAGACTTCTGCACCGTTTGGATAATTCTTTGGAGGAACTTCATCTGCATACGGGCCCGACATTACTAGTGTATTTTCATGATTGTAATGAACTAAAaatgtgattatttttattgttgtttgcgttttttaattttttggcgTTATGTCATTTAATATTgtctatttttctatttttctgtGTCAAAAAAT includes:
- the LOC140967817 gene encoding uncharacterized protein, which codes for MYLLKLREIARLVGLSQRRNKHKEKSKLDQPKVLFKQSSRSTWRLEHVWSFLKDQEKYRPSNAILPNFLPNHGNIDSSQSDYSPNTESPTPDSPGLSGFAINQDEGNPSGSSQHPIGIKKAKAKRKANEEHLKDLSTMAKRSEKMVAVMENSLVHQQHAIDIEKQKNEIMTFKENNKILRLNPMRVDE